Proteins from one Pseudarthrobacter sp. BIM B-2242 genomic window:
- a CDS encoding Wadjet anti-phage system protein JetD domain-containing protein, with protein MPERSVQGWTTLADLRAQSLKAWGTGALLREVLEPGGLYPRRRPLKRPTAATLRSDYGAARAWAAELLGAAGPFTVETSEVGRTTVGANQLPAAAVFASVEDEIAFAGKAKEAARFVELAAELSALDPNLRRWALRRPLKLLELGAGALTAARVALWLRDNPGPGIYVRQLGLPGVHTKFVENHRAVIGELAGELRAGAPNDRAAEPVAELPAEPGSMLGLTSARTPASRFAAVHGFLHPPELVRFRLLDPDVPLLGRARDLTVTAEAFGTLSLPVTRVLITENLVNFLALPELPGTLAIYGAGYGFTSLRDAAWLRDCEVLYWGDLDTHGFRILDQLRAVHPHVVSVLMDEATLLAHRDAWVTEPVPSKASLSRLTAEESALYDRLRAGAFGAAVRLEQELVRWDWALERIVPRDE; from the coding sequence GTGCCTGAGCGGTCTGTACAGGGCTGGACCACGCTGGCTGATCTGCGAGCCCAATCGCTCAAAGCGTGGGGCACTGGTGCGCTGCTGCGCGAGGTGCTGGAACCCGGCGGACTGTACCCCCGCCGTCGTCCGTTGAAGCGTCCGACGGCGGCGACGCTGCGGAGTGATTATGGTGCGGCACGTGCTTGGGCGGCTGAGCTGCTGGGTGCCGCTGGTCCCTTCACTGTGGAAACTTCGGAGGTGGGGCGCACCACCGTAGGGGCAAACCAGCTGCCGGCCGCTGCGGTTTTTGCTTCCGTAGAGGATGAAATCGCGTTTGCAGGCAAGGCAAAGGAGGCGGCCCGGTTCGTGGAGCTTGCGGCGGAACTGTCCGCCCTGGACCCGAATCTCCGGCGGTGGGCCCTGCGGCGGCCGCTCAAGCTCCTGGAACTCGGCGCGGGCGCGCTGACCGCCGCCCGAGTGGCACTGTGGCTGCGGGACAATCCCGGGCCCGGCATCTACGTCCGGCAGCTGGGCCTCCCGGGCGTCCACACCAAGTTCGTCGAGAACCACCGGGCCGTGATCGGCGAGCTCGCAGGTGAGCTGCGGGCGGGAGCCCCTAATGACCGGGCCGCTGAACCTGTGGCTGAACTCCCGGCGGAGCCCGGTTCCATGCTCGGCCTGACGTCGGCCAGGACTCCGGCGTCGCGCTTCGCCGCCGTTCACGGCTTCCTGCATCCGCCTGAACTTGTCAGGTTCCGCCTCCTCGATCCGGATGTGCCGCTGCTCGGCCGGGCACGGGACCTCACCGTCACGGCGGAGGCGTTCGGCACCCTGAGCCTGCCCGTCACCCGCGTTTTGATCACGGAGAACCTCGTAAATTTTCTGGCTCTGCCCGAACTGCCGGGAACGCTGGCGATCTACGGTGCCGGTTATGGGTTCACCTCACTGCGGGATGCAGCCTGGCTGCGGGACTGCGAGGTGCTGTACTGGGGTGACCTGGACACGCATGGCTTCCGGATCCTGGACCAACTCCGGGCGGTGCATCCGCACGTGGTGAGCGTGCTGATGGATGAGGCCACGCTGCTGGCACACCGCGATGCCTGGGTCACGGAGCCGGTGCCGTCCAAGGCTTCGCTCAGCCGGTTGACTGCCGAGGAGTCAGCACTCTACGACAGGCTCCGCGCCGGTGCATTCGGGGCGGCTGTGAGGCTGGAACAGGAACTGGTCCGCTGGGATTGGGCGCTGGAACGGATCGTTCCCCGGGACGAGTAG
- a CDS encoding DDE-type integrase/transposase/recombinase: MGWANQVSVDHSYAAAWDAGVMLASRRTWWRVAAQIEDQMLRPAIPTRTGKNRPPREKPVVMATGPGQVWSWDITDLYSPWRGRSFKAYSVLDIYSRRMVAWRVEEREADHLAVEMFETAIARYGAPRIVHADSGPAMRSNLLREALTGHGVELSHNRPYVSNDNPFSESGFRTMKYRPGYPRVFKEVEAARAYLADYVPWYNTQHKHSGIALFSPAEVHDGSWKEVWKTRDQALQRYYNKHPERFHQRPTTPAPASHAGINLPTTKTPTQQTQ; this comes from the coding sequence GTGGGCTGGGCCAACCAGGTCTCCGTTGATCATTCCTACGCGGCTGCCTGGGACGCGGGGGTGATGCTCGCTTCCCGCCGCACATGGTGGCGGGTCGCGGCGCAGATCGAGGACCAGATGCTGCGCCCCGCGATCCCGACCAGGACAGGGAAGAACCGGCCCCCGCGGGAGAAGCCCGTGGTGATGGCCACGGGCCCGGGGCAGGTCTGGTCCTGGGACATCACCGATCTGTATTCACCCTGGCGGGGACGGTCGTTCAAGGCCTACTCGGTCCTTGATATCTACTCCCGCCGCATGGTGGCCTGGCGGGTCGAGGAACGGGAGGCGGACCATCTCGCTGTGGAGATGTTCGAAACCGCGATCGCCCGGTATGGCGCACCGCGCATAGTTCACGCCGACTCGGGGCCGGCGATGCGATCAAACCTGCTCCGCGAAGCTCTCACCGGCCACGGCGTGGAGCTCTCCCACAACCGGCCCTACGTCTCGAACGACAACCCCTTCTCCGAGTCCGGGTTCCGGACCATGAAGTACAGGCCCGGCTACCCCCGTGTGTTCAAAGAAGTCGAGGCCGCCCGGGCCTACCTTGCCGACTACGTGCCCTGGTATAACACCCAACACAAACACTCGGGCATCGCACTGTTCTCGCCCGCCGAAGTCCATGACGGCTCATGGAAGGAAGTTTGGAAAACCCGGGACCAGGCACTACAGCGCTACTACAACAAACACCCCGAACGATTCCACCAGCGCCCAACGACACCAGCCCCAGCCAGCCATGCCGGAATCAACCTCCCGACAACAAAAACACCCACACAACAAACCCAATGA
- a CDS encoding nitrilase-related carbon-nitrogen hydrolase, with protein sequence MSASTVRIAAIQATPVILDAEATVSKALHLLAEAAGDGVKLAVFPETFIPLYPSGVWAHAAARFGGFDEMWERLWANSVDVPGPHIDHFIEACAEHSIYCVLGVNERESARPGSLYNTMVLLGPEGLLWKHRKLMPTMHERLTSPPWPPSSSARTASPSRARTTSSAEAPPSNPLPPPPDALSLNVGF encoded by the coding sequence ATGTCCGCTAGTACTGTGCGTATCGCCGCCATTCAGGCCACCCCGGTGATCCTCGATGCGGAGGCGACGGTGTCCAAGGCGCTTCATCTCCTTGCCGAGGCAGCCGGCGACGGCGTGAAGCTCGCGGTGTTCCCTGAAACGTTCATTCCGCTATATCCGTCGGGGGTTTGGGCGCATGCGGCGGCCCGGTTCGGCGGATTTGATGAAATGTGGGAGCGTCTCTGGGCAAACTCCGTCGACGTCCCCGGCCCGCACATCGACCATTTCATCGAGGCATGCGCCGAACACAGCATCTACTGCGTGCTGGGTGTGAACGAGCGGGAGTCCGCCAGGCCCGGAAGTCTCTACAACACCATGGTCCTGCTCGGTCCGGAGGGGTTGCTCTGGAAACACCGCAAACTGATGCCCACGATGCACGAACGGCTCACGTCGCCGCCCTGGCCGCCTTCCTCCTCGGCCCGCACGGCAAGTCCATCACGGGCCAGAACTACGTCATCTGCGGAGGCGCCTCCCTCTAACCCACTTCCCCCACCCCCGGACGCACTCTCACTTAATGTGGGTTTTTGA